The Sorangiineae bacterium MSr11367 genome window below encodes:
- a CDS encoding AgmX/PglI C-terminal domain-containing protein: MTTETMDRDDLDVIEAILSWGGDILAMRHLPMGSAVSIGEHAYCTFFAPAEQIGTDLALVLPEGSTLAPEQPLEADFGPFRVALRAVPAGRPTPLGALARWKDSALGGVGTSFAMHALIFGSLALFLPALTADDDVFIARDRIETMQKYLAGAAERERDNVDDESAAREGARESAPSGKQAPNEAGLMGRETAPKTNAHWSAKGDATPQDASLARERDLTLAREFGLVGMLGSSPLSDPNAPITPWGTVPNGADAESHLGAMWGSDPGENFGIGGLSLSGVGEGGGCPPGMPNCGQIGLANIGESLGHGFHDGRGSCIGPNCGPGNNGMGYSHGRMPGGHPPRAPNPRPCEDKGCGFEAMGRIPPEVIQRIVRQNAGRYRACYELGLRNNPSLNGHVRVKFVIDRGGAVSMAQDSGSDLPDENVRSCVVKSFYSLAFPTPEGGTVRVVYPIMFNPTE, translated from the coding sequence ATGACCACGGAAACGATGGATCGGGACGACCTCGACGTCATCGAGGCGATTTTATCCTGGGGAGGTGACATCCTCGCGATGCGGCATCTGCCCATGGGCTCGGCGGTCTCCATTGGAGAACATGCCTATTGCACCTTCTTTGCGCCGGCCGAGCAAATCGGGACCGACCTCGCGCTGGTGCTTCCCGAGGGCAGTACGCTGGCCCCGGAACAGCCCCTGGAGGCGGATTTCGGCCCTTTCCGCGTCGCACTGCGCGCCGTGCCTGCGGGGCGCCCGACGCCGCTCGGCGCACTCGCCCGATGGAAGGACAGTGCGCTCGGCGGCGTGGGAACGTCGTTTGCCATGCACGCGCTGATCTTCGGCTCCCTGGCGCTCTTTCTTCCCGCGCTCACGGCCGACGATGACGTCTTCATCGCGCGCGACCGCATCGAGACCATGCAGAAGTACCTTGCGGGTGCCGCCGAGCGCGAACGCGACAACGTGGACGATGAATCGGCCGCGCGCGAGGGTGCCCGCGAATCGGCGCCCTCCGGAAAGCAGGCTCCCAACGAAGCGGGCCTCATGGGGCGGGAAACGGCGCCGAAAACCAACGCGCACTGGAGCGCCAAAGGAGATGCTACGCCGCAGGACGCCAGCTTGGCGCGCGAACGCGATCTCACCTTGGCGCGCGAATTCGGACTCGTTGGGATGCTCGGCTCCTCCCCGCTGTCCGATCCCAACGCACCGATCACGCCTTGGGGAACGGTTCCCAACGGCGCCGATGCCGAGAGCCATCTTGGCGCGATGTGGGGCTCCGACCCCGGGGAGAACTTCGGCATCGGCGGTCTCTCGCTTTCCGGCGTGGGAGAGGGCGGGGGTTGCCCTCCGGGAATGCCCAATTGCGGCCAGATCGGTCTTGCCAACATCGGTGAATCACTCGGGCACGGGTTCCATGACGGCCGCGGCTCCTGCATCGGCCCAAATTGTGGCCCGGGCAACAATGGCATGGGCTATTCGCACGGGCGAATGCCCGGAGGACACCCACCGCGTGCCCCCAATCCGCGTCCCTGCGAGGACAAGGGCTGCGGCTTCGAGGCGATGGGCCGCATTCCGCCCGAGGTCATCCAGCGTATCGTCCGGCAAAACGCAGGCCGCTACCGCGCGTGCTACGAGCTAGGACTGCGCAACAACCCTTCCCTCAACGGTCACGTACGCGTCAAATTCGTCATCGACCGAGGCGGTGCCGTGTCGATGGCCCAGGACAGCGGAAGCGATCTCCCCGACGAGAACGTGCGCAGCTGCGTCGTAAAAAGCTTCTACTCCCTTGCCTTCCCGACCCCCGAAGGCGGCACGGTGCGCGTCGTTTATCCAATTATGTTCAATCCGACCGAATAA